The following coding sequences are from one Alosa alosa isolate M-15738 ecotype Scorff River chromosome 3, AALO_Geno_1.1, whole genome shotgun sequence window:
- the cln5 gene encoding ceroid-lipofuscinosis neuronal protein 5 isoform X1, with protein sequence MKYALFCAYLLTHLTLEQVTESHLRNGERKWPVPYRRFDRRPEVDPFCQALYPFCPTGDSDSRIPYMRDSDIISVFRLQAPVWEFKYGNLLGKFHIMHDAIGFSSTETGKNYTMEWYELFQLGNCTFPHLRPGVSAPFWCNQGAACFFEGIDDMHWKQNGTLEKVGEITGDQFNDMARWVQEDNETGIYYETWTARSDPSVNATVWFESYDCSQFVHRSYRKLSELGAKLTSKTQTNYTKIYLYSGEPTYLGDDDTIFGQASMKSLAWDIRNFYHAFQPHQSIVDTIISIIDVYEKLILEKSFYLFYNFQYWHLPMKPPYVQITYEEIPLP encoded by the exons ATGAAATACGCGTTGTTTTGTGCCTATTTACTTACTCACCTAACATTGGAGCAAGTAACGGAGTCACATCTTCGTAATGGGGAGAGAAAATGGCCAGTACCGTACAG GCGCTTTGATCGACGTCCAGAAGTGGATCCGTTCTGCCAGGCGTTATATCCCTTCTGTCCCACTGGTGACAGCGACAGTCGGATACCTTACATGCGAGATTCTGATATTATCTCAGTGTTTCGACTCCAAGCTCCTGTGTGGGAATTTAAGTATGGCAACCTATTGGGGAAATTT CACATCATGCATGATGCAATCGGATTCAGCAGCACAGAGACTGGGAAAAACTACACCATGGAGTGGTATGAATTGTTCCAGCTGGGAAACTGCACCTTTCCTCACCTAAGGCCAGGTGTCAGTGCCCCCTTCTGGTGTAATCAAGGTGCTGCATGCTTCTTTGAGGGGATAGATGATATGCATTGGAAACAGAATGGAACTTTGGAGAAAGTGGGTGAAATCACAG GTGACCAGTTCAATGACATGGCTCGTTGGGTCCAAGAGGACAATGAGACTGGGATTTACTATGAAACCTGGACTGCACGTTCTGACCCAAGTGTGAATGCAACTGTATGGTTTGAATCCTATGACTGCTCCCAGTTTGTGCATCGAAGTTATCGAAAGCTATCCGAGTTGGGTGCTAAGCTCACAAGCAAAACGCAAACAAACTATACTAAGATCTACTTGTACAGTGGAGAGCCCACCTACTTGGGAGATGACGATACCATCTTTGGTCAAGCCTCCATGAAATCTCTGGCTTGGGACATAAGGAACTTCTACCATGCATTTCAGCCCCATCAGTCTATTGTGGATACCATTATTAGCATCATTGATGTCTATGAGAAGTTGATCTTGGAGAAAAGCTTCTATTTGTTCTATAACTTCCAATATTGGCACCTGCCCATGAAGCCACCATATGTTCAAATCACGTATGAGGAAATTCCTTTGCCTTGA
- the cln5 gene encoding ceroid-lipofuscinosis neuronal protein 5 isoform X2, with protein MASTVQHIMHDAIGFSSTETGKNYTMEWYELFQLGNCTFPHLRPGVSAPFWCNQGAACFFEGIDDMHWKQNGTLEKVGEITGDQFNDMARWVQEDNETGIYYETWTARSDPSVNATVWFESYDCSQFVHRSYRKLSELGAKLTSKTQTNYTKIYLYSGEPTYLGDDDTIFGQASMKSLAWDIRNFYHAFQPHQSIVDTIISIIDVYEKLILEKSFYLFYNFQYWHLPMKPPYVQITYEEIPLP; from the exons ATGGCCAGTACCGTACAG CACATCATGCATGATGCAATCGGATTCAGCAGCACAGAGACTGGGAAAAACTACACCATGGAGTGGTATGAATTGTTCCAGCTGGGAAACTGCACCTTTCCTCACCTAAGGCCAGGTGTCAGTGCCCCCTTCTGGTGTAATCAAGGTGCTGCATGCTTCTTTGAGGGGATAGATGATATGCATTGGAAACAGAATGGAACTTTGGAGAAAGTGGGTGAAATCACAG GTGACCAGTTCAATGACATGGCTCGTTGGGTCCAAGAGGACAATGAGACTGGGATTTACTATGAAACCTGGACTGCACGTTCTGACCCAAGTGTGAATGCAACTGTATGGTTTGAATCCTATGACTGCTCCCAGTTTGTGCATCGAAGTTATCGAAAGCTATCCGAGTTGGGTGCTAAGCTCACAAGCAAAACGCAAACAAACTATACTAAGATCTACTTGTACAGTGGAGAGCCCACCTACTTGGGAGATGACGATACCATCTTTGGTCAAGCCTCCATGAAATCTCTGGCTTGGGACATAAGGAACTTCTACCATGCATTTCAGCCCCATCAGTCTATTGTGGATACCATTATTAGCATCATTGATGTCTATGAGAAGTTGATCTTGGAGAAAAGCTTCTATTTGTTCTATAACTTCCAATATTGGCACCTGCCCATGAAGCCACCATATGTTCAAATCACGTATGAGGAAATTCCTTTGCCTTGA
- the LOC125291782 gene encoding zinc finger protein 862-like: MLSKVLDSNSYEGVRLSPSDTSQMMANKDKLLDKLSESMDNRFSDVRSGILSNTKIVSFQQWPNENNADFGDSEVERLIDHFRPVLISAGVDVDLIPDQWTIVKSYLYKEPTTLERLTWSEANRKLRGSCPDILDLVDLVLCMPASTADCERGFNVTKMVKSDWRSSLKCETLSDLLMVHLSSPSIKDFDPSPVVQLWHASSLMEKTAAEVVEESEGSVCSSSFEDSETSVSAL; this comes from the exons ATGCTGAGCAAGGTGTTGGATTCCAACAGCTACGAGGGTGTCAGGCTTAGCCCTAGTGACACCAGCCAAATGATGGCTAACAAAGACAAACTTCTGGACAAGCTGTCAGAAAGCATGGACAACAGGTTTAGTGATGTCAGGTCAGGAATCCTGAGCAATACGAAGATAGTGAGCTTCCAACAATggcctaatgaaaataatgcAG ACTTTGGCGATTCAGAGGTGGAGAGGCTCATAGATCACTTCAGGCCAGTATTGATCTCTGCTGGAGTTGATGTTGATCTGATCCCAGACCAGTGGACCATTGTCAAGTCCTACCTCTACAAGGAGCCAACGACCTTGGAGAGACTCACCTGGTCTGAAGCCAACCGGAAGCTGAGAGGATCGTGCCCTGACATCTTAGACCTTGTGGATCTGGTGTTATGCATGCCAGCATCCACAGCGGACTGTGAGCGTGGGTTTAATGTGACGAAGATGGTGAAGTCTGACTGGCGGTCTAGTCTCAAGTGTGAGACACTGTCTGACCTGCTCATGGTGCACCTGTCCTCTCCGTCAATAAAAGACTTTGATCCAAGCCCAGTGGTCCAGTTGTGGCATGCTAGCAGCCTCATGGAAAAAACAGCTGCTGAAGTGGTGGAGGAATCAGAGGGGAGTGTCTGCTCCTCCTCTTTTGAGGACTCCGAGACATCAGTCTCTGCTCTATGA